The following are from one region of the Odontesthes bonariensis isolate fOdoBon6 chromosome 16, fOdoBon6.hap1, whole genome shotgun sequence genome:
- the jakmip2 gene encoding janus kinase and microtubule-interacting protein 2 isoform X2: protein MAKKGRSKGEKPEALISALQAANEDLRSKLTDIQIELHQEKCKVSKLERDKVQEVKRVREQEQHRHTATLTEQRAKWHEEKQKELQALRENLTRQHEQELARHAKIKDQENQRLKAALNAMRDGSGEKVRTALTLEAKEEARRFFDQERVKLLQEIAELKSTKKQTDEALSNMIQSDKMKAGDLRVEYQQHQEQISKIKWDCERDIRRLVDEIKSKDRTVFALEKELESTTGFLQKLQLQKEALDEQLFLVKESECGLGSPKREIPGRAGDGAEHCGSPDLRRNQRRMAELNSTIRKLEDRNSLLVDERNELLKRVRESEKQCKPVLDRNKLLTKRNDDLTQSIHKLEEKLKSLTKENHEMKERISSHPPLKKLKSLNDLDQAHDDQEIAFLKLQVLEQQSMIDELTRDREKLLRKKRHKRSSRPIKRHIVVDTFFGYDEESMDSETSSVASYRMDRTPATPDEDLVEGLANEESELRFRQLTREYQALQRAYALLQEQKGGILDAEMEAKAHEQLQADVLRYKAKIEDLEKELTLRGQDSKWVEEKQLFLRRNQELLEKVEKMESSCSRLQQELQDSKDQNELLEFRILELEERERRSPPFNHLRMHPFSDGVSALQIYCMKEGVKDVCIPDLIKLLDILGDNGNLRNEEQVAIIQASTVLSLAEKWIQQIEGTEAALHQKMVDLEIEMDMFCKQKGYLEEELDYRKQTLDQAYMQIQELEATLYNALQQDKVIKYGEPLDEHQRDELRSAVEKLRRQMLRKSREYDCQILQERMELLHQAHQRIRDLEDKTEIQRRQIKDLEEKFLFLFLFFSLAFILWP from the exons ATGGCTAAGAAAGGCCGTTCGAAGGGCGAGAAGCCCGAAGCGCTCATTTCTGCCTTACAGGCAGCCAACGAAGATCTCAGGTCCAAGCTGACTGACATTCAGATAGAGCTACACCAAGAAAAATGCAAG GTGAGCAAGCTGGAGCGCGACAAGGTGCAGGAGGTGAAGCGGGTGCGAGAGCAGGAGCAGCACCGCCACACTGCCACGTTAACAGAGCAGCGAGCCAAGTGGCATGAGGAAAAGCAAAAGGAGCTGCAGGCTCTCAGGGAAAACCTGACAAGGCAGCATGAGCAGGAGCTGGCCCGCCACGCCAAGATCAAAGACCAGGAGAATCAGAGGCTCAAAGCTGCGCTGAATGCCATGCGAGATGGTAGTGGCGAAAAG GTGCGCACAGCACTGACCCTGGAAGCAAAGGAAGAGGCACGCCGCTTCTTTGACCAGGAGAGAGTGAAGCTCCTGCAGGAGATAGCAGAGCTCAAGAGTACTAAGAAGCAGACTGATGAGGCTCTCAGTAACATGATCCAGTCGGACAAGATGAAAGCTGGAGACCTGCGGGTCGAGTACCAGCAGCATCAGGAGCAAATCTCCAAGATCAAGTGGGATTGTGAGAGGGACATCCGCAGACTG GTGGATGAAATCAAATCTAAAGATCGCACCGTTTTTGCTCTGGAGAAAGAACTGGAATCAACAACGGGCTTCTTGCAGAAGCTACAGCTTCAGAAAGAGGCCTTGGATGAACAACTGTTCCTGGTCAAAGAGTCCGAGTGTGGCTTGGGAAGCCCGAAAAGAGAGATTCCAGGCAGAGCTGGAGATGGCGCAGAGCACTGTGGCAGCCCC GACCTGAGGAGAAATCAGAGGCGCATGGCTGAACTCAACTCAACCATACGCAAGCTGGAAGACCGCAATTCGCTGCTGGTGGATGAGAGAAATGAACTG CTAAAGCGAGTTCGAGAGTCAGAAAAGCAGTGCAAACCTGTGCTGGACAGGAACAAGCTGCTCACTAAGAGGAATGACGATTTGACCCAGTCTATCCAtaagctggaggagaagctgaaAAGTCTAACAAAGGAGAACCATGAAATG AAGGAGAGGATAAGCTCCCACCCACCTCTGAAGAAGCTGAAGTCCCTGAATGACCTGGATCAGGCCCATGATGACCAGGAAATAGCCTTTCTCAAACTTCAAGTCCTGGAGCAACAAAGCATGATCGATGAGCTGACAAGA GACCGTGAAAAGCTGCTGAGAAAGAAAAGGCATAAAAGAAGTTCGAGGCCAATAAAG AGGCACATTGTAGTGGACACCTTCTTTGGATATGACGAAGAGTCTATGGACTCTGAGACGTCCTCGGTGGCTTCGTACCGCATGGACAGAACCCCTGCCACTCCTGATGAAGACCTGGTTGAG GGTCTTGCCAACGAGGAATCAGAGTTGCGGTTCCGTCAGCTGACCAGGGAATACCAGGCGCTACAGCGAGCCTACGCCCTGCTGCAGGAGCAGAAAGGAGGCATACTGGATGCTGAGATGGAAGCAAAG GCTCATGAGCAGCTGCAAGCAGATGTTCTTAGGTATAAGGCTAAGATAGAAGACTTGGAGAAGGAGCTAACCTTGAGGGGACAG GACTCCAAATGGGTTGAGGAGAAGCAGCTCTTCTTACGGAGGAATCAGGAGCTGTTGGAGaag GTGGAAAAGATGGAATCGAGCTGCAGTCGGCTGCAGCAGGAGCTTCAAGACTCTAAAGACCAAAACGAACTGTTGGAGTTCAGGATACTGGAGCTGGAG GAGCGAGAGAGAAGGTCTCCTCCATTCAACCATTTGAGGATGCATCCATTCTCTGACGGAGTCAGTGCACTTCAGATCTACTGTATGAAGGAGGGAGTCAAG GATGTGTGCATACCTGATCTCATCAAACTACTAGATATCCTTGGAGACAATGGG AACCTGAGGAATGAGGAACAGGTGGCTATCATTCAGGCTAGCACTGTTTTGTCACTAGcggaaaag TGGATTCAACAGATAGAAGGGACGGAGGCAGCGCTGCATCAGAAGATGGTGGATCTGGAGATAGAGATG GATATGTTCTGTAAACAGAAAGGATATCTGGAAGAGGAGCTGGACTACAGAAAACAGACCCTGGACCAGGCCTACATG CAAATCCAAGAGTTGGAAGCAACGCTATACAACGCTCTGCAGCAggacaag GTGATAAAATACGGTGAGCCTTTGGATGAGCATCAGAGGGACGAGCTGCGGTCGGCGGTGGAAAAGCTGAGGAGGCAGATGCTGAGGAAGAGTCGAGAGTATGACTGCCAGATCCTCCAGGAGAGGATGGAACTGCTCCACCAGGCCCACCAG AGAATCCGAGATCTGgaagacaaaacagaaatccAAAGGAGGCAGATTAAAGACCTGGAGGAAAAG